The Thermoclostridium stercorarium subsp. stercorarium DSM 8532 genome contains a region encoding:
- a CDS encoding ECF transporter S component, translating into MKEMIRMNGNNGNLRKIILTGLMTALVYLFTSIIKIPTVNGYIHLGDGFIFLSTLILGPFYGAFASGVGSMLSDVLSQYAQWAIPTLIIKSSMALVMGLVLRHRNRKEIVISAATTVTVWVAFFVVIKNALARAVVYSVDSLASALEDTPENVINAASDTQWKLTAAIAAVIIIMFAIILYMVRKKNIEGIGVGVILGMLSSGAVMVIGYYIADFILYGNPISPVFSVPMNLIQLLIGIVITVAIAPALLKAKAFYFGDKDRSDSTTEPQSPER; encoded by the coding sequence TCCTGACAGGATTGATGACGGCTCTTGTGTATTTGTTCACCAGCATCATAAAAATTCCCACGGTCAATGGTTATATTCATCTCGGCGACGGGTTTATATTCCTTTCAACCCTTATACTGGGACCGTTTTACGGGGCATTTGCATCGGGGGTGGGTTCAATGCTTTCCGATGTTCTTTCCCAGTACGCCCAATGGGCAATACCCACACTTATTATCAAATCATCAATGGCATTGGTTATGGGACTGGTGCTAAGGCACAGAAACAGGAAAGAGATTGTAATTTCAGCGGCAACAACCGTTACCGTATGGGTTGCTTTCTTTGTCGTTATAAAAAACGCCCTTGCCAGGGCCGTGGTTTATTCGGTGGACAGCCTGGCTTCCGCTCTTGAAGATACTCCTGAAAACGTTATTAACGCAGCTTCGGATACACAGTGGAAATTAACGGCGGCGATTGCGGCAGTTATAATCATAATGTTCGCCATTATACTGTATATGGTAAGAAAAAAGAACATAGAAGGAATCGGCGTCGGCGTTATTCTTGGAATGCTGAGTTCGGGAGCGGTAATGGTGATAGGATATTATATTGCCGATTTTATCCTCTACGGTAATCCCATCTCTCCGGTCTTCAGCGTTCCGATGAATTTAATTCAGCTGTTAATCGGGATTGTTATAACCGTTGCAATTGCCCCTGCGCTTTTAAAAGCAAAAGCGTTCTATTTCGGTGATAAAGACAGGTCTGATTCTACAACAGAGCCACAATCACCGGAGCGGTAA